A window from Cryptomeria japonica chromosome 1, Sugi_1.0, whole genome shotgun sequence encodes these proteins:
- the LOC131875537 gene encoding uncharacterized mitochondrial protein AtMg00810-like, whose amino-acid sequence MVSNRPLVLGMKELISTSLGFCKNDADSNIYFKVSNDEMLILVLYVDGLFLTGKDELIIRCKKELASEFEMKDLGLMHYFLGLEVWQRSNEIFPSQGMYTIDILKRFRMMDCKPMSTPMESNLKKLSVSAANSDFADPSKYKQLIGSLMYLVNTRPNICYVVNALSQFMSMPKHVHLVAAKHILRYLRGTVGYGLKYPLKSPITLESYSDADWAGSVKDRKSTSGFFFNLGSAVISWACRKQSSVALSTAEAEYIAASVASREAVWLCKLLAGLFGQPWEPIVFHCDNQSCIKMSVNPVFHDRSKHVETHYHFIRDMVQRGAIQLKYVSTDE is encoded by the coding sequence ATGGTTTCAAACAggcccctcgtgcttggtatgaaagaattgataagtacaagtttagggttttgtaagaatgatgccgactctaacatttactttaaggtatctaatgatgaaatgctaattctggttcTATATGTAGATGGTTTATTTCTCACTGGTAAAGATGAGCTTattattagatgtaagaaagaattagcttcagaatttgaaatgaaggatttaggtttaatgcattattttctaggtctagaagtatggcaaagatctaacgaaatttttccGAGTCAAGGAatgtatactattgatattttgaaaagatttagaatgatggattgtaaacctatgtctactcctatggaatctaacttaaagaagttgagtgtttctgcagctaactctgattttgcagatccatcgaagtacaagcagttgattggatcattgatgtatctagttaataCTAGACCAAATATATGCTATGTAGTGAATGccctcagccagttcatgagcatgcctaagcatgttcatcttgttgcagccaagcacattctgagatacttgcgaggtacagttggttatgggctgaagtatccacttaagtCTCCAATAACCTTGGAAAGTTactcagatgcagattgggcaggaagtgtcaaggataggaaaagcacctcaggatttttttttaacttaggatccgcagtgatctcttgggcttgtagaaaacaatcctcagttgcactaagtactgctgaagctgagtatattgcagcaagtgttgcttctagagaagcagtgtggctttgtaagcttcttgctgggttgtttggacaaccttgggaacctATAGTttttcattgtgataatcagagttgtatcaagatgtctgtcaatccagtgtttcatgacaggtcaaaacatgtggaaactcattatcacttcattcgagatatggtgcaaagaggcgccattcagttgaagtatgtcagcactgatgaatag